TCAAAAGTTCTTTTGTTTAGTTCAGGAAAGTTTTCTTGAATtagtatttcttccatttttctgggATATTTTGGGGGCACACCTATAATTGGAAGTTTGTATTTTTCatcaggtttttgtttattttatgatataCTTTTCTCATCTCTTGTTCTTCTACATTTTGGGATCAAGTTTATCCATATGACCAAGTAGGCTTTCTGTAATTATGTTCATTTGTACCTCTTTTGGGAACTTGTATTTggagttcctttttaaaatttttttgcatatttcacAATATTCCCTTCTTCATTCCTCCCCCTTTTCTCAATTTACtctgtataactaataaaaatgaaatattaaatacttcCTTGTCTAAGACAGAGTGCTAAGTACTACATAGTAATTTTCTTATTGAACTCATACAATCTCTGCATCCCACCTTATGTTATATGCTAGGAATTTGAGGCTCCAAATGATATAAGTAATTTTCTTAGGATTTCACAGCTGGTTAGTAATAGAGCTAGGAATTAAAGCCAGGTTTATGTCTCTCTAACCCTTTGTTCTTAGGAAGTATACCCCAGAGTTTCACACACCTGTGGTCCTCTTCTCTATGTCAATAGGGAGCTTATAGGACCTGTTCCTGTAGTGAGGTGGCCTCTTGAATACCTTGTATCAATTCCAGTGCCTGCTGGACTAACACATGAGCATCTTCTAATCCAGTTCTTGGATAATCTAGCATTGCTAGAATCAGACAAATGTTTTTTGTCCAAGTGTTGTACTCCTTCTAGCATCTGCTACGATCTGGGGATCTTCTACTCTCAGTCTCCGTGTTTTCTTGGTGGTGACTGTACATCTATTAGTCAGGTTTCCATTACTGGAAAAAATACCTTACGATCAGTTtctaaggagaaaaggtttatttgggttcatggtttaggaggtttcagtccatggttggtagGCCCTGTTGCTTTAGGGCCTGTGCCAGGCAGTGTACCATAGCCACACAGCATGGCAGaggaacatgaaaagaaaagaagcaatcagAGTCCCATAATCCTCTTTTAaggacatgtccccagtgacctaaaagTTCCCATTAAGCCCCACATCTtacaggttccaccacctcccaatagcaccaagctgGGGATAAAAGCTTTAAAACATGGATCTCTAAGGAATGTTTCAGATCCAAAATATGGCAATATCCAAGGGGACacattccttctccttcctttatcTGAAGCTACATTGAAAATTGAAACCTGTAATTTCCAAAATGCCTATGAAAGCAAGGAACTGAAGGATAGAGTGGAGTGAGTAACAGATGTCAACTCCTGCTAACGTAGATGATTTCTAGGCAATAAGGGTATGAGTTTCCAGGCAGAGTAGCCCATGTGTCCTTGCTAAAAACAGTGACTAAGTTGAAACTTTTCCTACTCATCCTGCAGCTAATTTGTTCCAATAAATCAAATGATTGACATTGGAGTTAGAAATTCCAAATGGATTTTGGCACAGGATCACCTCTTTAGCTTGCTGAAATGTTGTAGTCTTCGTGGATATTTTTACATCAAATTGAGACTGAATAAATGAAGAACTTCTGTTTAGTACCTATTTAATTAATGTCTTTATTATACAATAGTTTGGGGATCAGCATTAGACTCACTCCTAAAGAATATATATGGACTGTCCTCATGTATGACCTAAAGGTCATTGATGGACCACTGACAGATTAGGTAGGAAGTTCCCATAATATGTATCCTatgaagtacaaaaaaaaaaagcagtttttaaatGGTAGTTTTTAAAAGGGCTGCACAAAAATTGATGCTATTAGAAAGAGATGACTAAGGGTTGAGCTAAGGTGTTTTCCTGTCTGTGGCATGTGCTTGAGGAGGCTGAGAGAGCCAGGTCAAAGTGACCTGATGGGTTTTGCTGCTCTTAGCAGTTATCTTGTATAGAAAAAAGCTCTTTGCACTGTGAATTGTAGAAGCTGGCAGGGAGCTGGCACACATATCATTTCTTACTTCAGTGAAGCTGAGTTAAGGACACTGAAAAATgctccctgattttttttttcctctttccaaaaCACCCAATTTATTTTTTGCCACTATCACCAAAGCCACTTAGATGGAGAGAGCCAACAAAAGCATAAAATGTGTTGTTGGAAATTTCAGGCTATATTAAGTGCCTATGCTCTGTGTCCCCATGTTATCCCATGTGAAGTTTGGTTATATGTGCTAACATAAAAtcatcatgttttatttattcatttgcataAAATTATGACAACTTTAAAGGAGATTTCCCTCAATAATGCAGGTAGGATTCATCCAGTTAGATGAAAGCTGTAGGAGCAAAAACTCCTGAGTTTTTCCGAAAAAGAATTTAATCTCAACGTTGCAACATAGAACCCTGCCTGTATTGCCATACTGCTGGCCTTCACTTTCTAGCCCCAACTGCGTGAGTGGTTTCCTTCAATAAATCtctttatacatatatgtcttgGTGAttatgtttctctggagaaccttgtCTGATTGATACACTCCCTTATACTCTAACATTTTATTTGGTCTCATCTCTACTCAACTGTAAAATCAATGTTGTGGACCATGTCCTGTGTCTTTGTATTCTCAAATTCCATCAGTGGAATTTGTAAGTACTTGGTGAACTAATGGATATTCACCTCTTTCCAGAAGTCTGCCAAATCAGGGGACACATAACAAGTGACACAAAGATGACAAACAGGCCCAGGTTCTAGAAATCTAGggagaatgaaactagaaagCAGGGAGTGCACCTGCTACAGAAGTCAGAGGTGCAGTGAGCTAGCATAGCCTAAGACCTTGGAATTAAAGTTTAGGAATCTGTGGTTTTATATCAACAGGTTACTAAAAATAATTGTCAGCTGAGTTTGAATCTCCTAGTCCTGTGACCTTCAGCATGTTGCTCCACATTTGGGGGCTCCGGGCAGTTGTTTAATTTGGTCATACAAACATTGTTAGGAGTCAAGTGCACAGAAGTCAAAGCAAACAGAAACAGAAATCCAGAAGGTTGCCATGTGAAATAATGCTTGCTTATTCTACAAATTATTCTCTACTTGACAGCAGGACAGGCACAGGGGACTATGTAGTAGTGCAAAGCCCTAACTAGTGAATGTTGTCAGCTGTAAGTTAGGAGAGGACCAGATATAGAATTACAAGGATATTCATACAGAAAATGTATCCAATGCCATATAATCATAATCACTGCCATTAATCCATAGAGCTTGGCTAGTTTTGCCTTCAATATTAACTGAACTGTATTAATGACTTGGGAAGTGTTAAGATGACTGACAGGTTAGCTCATTCTATGGATCTGGTAAGTGTACAAACACATTAAACTGACTTTTACAGAATAATTATTCCTTTGTCTTTTTGCCTAGAAAAGAATCCCCTATTTTTGGAAACACATAAAATGCTAGCCTTCTGATTAATAATACTGCTTTGATTCTTTTCCCCAAAATGTTATTTTGTAGGACCGTTAACCTGTAAAAGAAATAGCCTATGATCTCAGACAATGATAATAGCAAAAACACTTCAGTCACAGCATAGAGAGCCAGAAGCCAATTTCTGGAATTAGCAGTGCTTTCTGTTCACTACTAAAGCAGGATTACATGTTTAGACTAGAAGTTGTCATTCAACAAAACAAATCAGATTAGATAATCAAGCATATAATATAATAAGAAACAGAAGGATGTGTTCAtgggaaggaaaaatatattaaaaaaaaccaaactttatTTCCTTGAACATAATGCTAATGATTACTAAGGCCATCTTTTTATTCAGTTCAGATAAATAAGTTCCAGAACAGAGAACACTGTAAAGTAACCATTAGGAGTCATGCAGAAATGATGTAAGACCAGTACTGCACAAAGACACACTAGACAAACACAGGGCTAATATTCTATAGGATTtattacagaatttaaaaaaaagagcagacCATTCTTAGTGTGCAAAATTAGTGaacttattaatttaaataacaatatgTGACCCACATCACAAAACCtagtaactctaaatctactctgAAAACCTAATGAATCAAGAAATACCTGTTTGGTGACTCTGCACCTAGCATTATGgactaaaagcatgaaatggtaATCAATTAGGAATGCAGTGCATATTCTAGTAGTTTGGGAATTActgggaaaactaaaaaaattttctctaggTATTACATATTTTTGCCTTTCCaaaagattacaagttcaaatgAGATTAGTATGAAAATGTCTAGAGAGTTTCAGGTCCATTACAGCTATGGGGTAATCAGAGAAGATTAGTGAACTGTTGATACAAATAAGTAGGCTTGGAAATCAAAGAGTCTTATGCTAAATTCGCACATTTTAATCAAGTGGTAGAATCACTCAAGAATTCTGAAATCACGCTAATGCCATATGACCACCAACATGCTGTTTCCCTACTATGACGACTCCTTAAATTGAGATAGAAGGCATATAAAATATGGCTAGCTACAAAATAAGTTTTCCTCCACTTTCTCTGttccctaaagaaaaaaaaaatcttgtttttttaatatgagaaacTCACTAAATCAATTGAATGTTAATTAAAGAAACTGTAGGCTAAGTCTAGAGGACAGAATGCCTCCTATTTGCACAAGAAGACTATAGAAGAAGGAATTATCACAAGAGAAGAACCATTTTTCCAGGAGGCCGACTACCACGAATGATATCCTCATGAGCCTGGGCCACCTTCTCCAAGGGATACTGAGACCCTACCACAGGTTTCAACCAACCAATTTCCATTCCTGCTTGAAGGGCTGCTGCAAATTGCTGAAACTCCTCCTAAAAgagagtaaaaatattttttttttgtagtagacTATATGACTTAATTTTTAGAAGCTTTCAAAAACTTTAGATTCTAAGATTTATATCACAAACAGTCTCCTACAAATGGGTGGCTTTTGTCAATTTGTCCAGAACTACAGAAAAACTAGTTCTCTAAAGGGTAACAATAAGTTCCATTTGCCTGGGATAGTGTTAGTTTATAAAATACCTATTGTCTTGAATAATTACTGGTAATATCACCTTTCTCTTTCATGAGTCTTGACTTGGGTAATAAATTGTACTGTTGCCTTCATTACCCATCAGGTCGCTTAACCTTACCCACTCCTCTGGTCAGACAACCAAGCTTAGCATCTACCCTAACTTCACGCTGTCAGACTAGGCAAACTGTACCAATGTCCAAGTTAACAAAATTAGAAGCACTTCTTCTCCTACCTTGGTTGATGCAAATAAAGTGATTCCAGTTATACTAGACTCTTTCGTCATGGTGGCCCGTGGGTTTATTTCAATAGGGCCTCTGCTGCCAACAACCTATTATGAAATAACAGGTCTACAGTCAAAGATTGCTGCAGGAGAGCATTAAACTGCAGTAAAACTTTaaagtggaaatgaaaaataCTTACTATTACTTTTCCTCCAAATGACAGAAGATTCAAATCATTGCTAAGATTCACATTAGCTAACATTTCGATAATCACATCAATCCCCTTTTCACCAACAGATTTctacataataaaaaaagaatggcgAGTAAGATAATAAGTGAAAAAACTGTAAAATAGCTATTATTTTACAGAAATGCACTTCAAGTGACAATGACACATAAGATATGTTTTTAAGAATaacaatgtaaattttaaaatgatctaaTTATATAATGATGATGTAACTCCAAGGAACCAGCCACAACATCTAAAATGATAAAGGTTTGTCCTGGATAAATTGATGTAATGAAATAAAGTCTCCCTGGAATTTTCAGGTGCTATAAACCACTTTTTACTTAGCCAAAGAtttcacatctttaaaatatcttttacaaagaaatgaacaaatcaaaATCCATAAACCCCAGAGGGCTTCCGTTTTTATTAAGTAACAAATACTCTGGTGTTgcaggatttgtgtgtgtgtgtgtgtgtgtgtgtgtgtgtttgtacatgaAATTTTGTTCCAAATGGTTTATCATCTGATTGTCACactaattcttttcttttgggcTCTGAGAATTTGGTTTCCATCTGGCTCTTTTAAAAAGCTAGACATATCTACGTGATATtcattttatcaataaaaaaagaatatccatGGCAGATACTATACTAGAATGCAAAGAATGGACATAGTGAGCTAAAAACAAAgttaagaagaaagagaaaatactagGCAGAGCTGGAATGTAATGGCCTAAGCACTATATTATCAGAATAAGCCAtaaatgatagaagaaaaaggttaaaaatttGATTGTCTGCAAACACAGAGGCAATGACTTGAGCCTAGGGTATGGAAAAGAATTTTctaagcaaaaagaaaggaaggcaggtgAGAGAAGCCAGACATGAGATGTAGTAAGTCTCAATTTAAGATACCAAAAATGTAAGGAACTGATAAGTCAAGGATTGGAACTCTAGGAAAACTGAAGTATGTATCTGGGTGAGGAGGAGTAGCAGGGAGAGGAGGTGCATGTTATTCAGCTTTCTGTTATGTTAACAAAAcatcaatttaaataaaaaaaggttatttgggctcacaatttGGGAGGTTTTGGTCTATGGTCAGTTAGATAcctcattgctttggggcctataGCAATGCAGTATATCATGGGGGGCGTGCATGATGGAGCatgctgctcacctcatggtgagAAACAGAAGAGTTAAGGTcctaatatccccttcaaggtcaGGTCTCCATACGACTGAAAGATTCCCACTAGGCCCTATCTCTGAgaggttccactacctcccaacagtgacacaggctggggaccaagcctttcaTTCATGAGTCTCTGGGGATTGCTCCTCCAAACCACAGCACTGTGGGAGAGGGGACTGTAGAATTGATACAGATTGCAACAACACATTGAATGCCATATTAAAGGATTTGGAATTTGTGCATCCATTCATGCACCAGGCACTATTTTAGGCTCTGCAACAGCAGTAGGGACTGAGGGTCAAAAATTCCTTTTCTAAAGCAGTTGTCATTTTAGCTActtctgggtattttttttttaaaggaagaacacAAGTAAGTCTGATTAAAAAGTGGAAAAGACAAAAGGGGCTATTAGCTAATCTATGATTAATAGTTAAGACTAAAGAAATTGAGGCCTAAACTAAGTCACAGGTGGGTGGAATAGATAAAAAAGGTCTGCATAAAGGCATGTGAGAGGTGAAACTAGCAGAATGAGGTCACAAACTTGGGTGGAAGGGAGAATggtgattaaaataaaatgagagttcCTATCTTGGGTGAGCAGATGAGTGGTGAGGTCTAGCAGTCTAGCAGCATGAAGGAATGGACATCAGGCCAGAGTCAGTTCTAGAAATCAGCAGCACATGGGTAAAACCTGAAGCCATGGGACAAATGAGGTTGATTAGGGGAAAGTCTAGCACATGAAAGAGAgaccaggattaaaaaaaaaaaaaaaaaacccaccagggAACACCAATATTTCATTCAtatgaagaggaaggagaaatgaagGTGAACAGTCAGAGAAGCAAGAAGAGAATCAGCTTTAAGGAGATGTGGTCAGGGTCATATGCTCCAAAAAATCAAACAGGATGAGAACTGAGATAAGAGGAGCAGACTGTGACCTCAGAGGAGCGGTTTAAGAAGTTGGAAAGGAAGCAAAACTGCAATCAGAGGTGAGGAAGGAAAAGCAGTAGTACTTACTAACTTCTTTGAGAAGTTTGGTGGAAAAGGAGagcaaagaaaaggaatgagATGATAGGTTAGGAGAGTGATGTGTTTGGAGAGTGGGAAAGACTTCAGTAGAAGCAATCAGTGGAAGGGATGGAAGCTACAAGACCTTATGGACTTGAAATCAGATTATTGCCAAACAAAGAAACACATCTGCAAAATAACAGGCCATTTccatctttgcaaatatttttggaGAATGGTATTAGGATTGAGTAAGGGATCCTAGGTCCCTGGACATATGACCAAGAAATCTCTTTGATCAGTTTTTTGGTGAGATGATTTAGTGATAATGAACTCTCACTTGTGTTTCTCCCTAgctaatctatttttttttaaagagagagagagagagagagagagagagagagagagagagagagaattttaatattttttttttttaattttcggcggacacaacatctttgtttgtatgtgatgctgaggatcgaacctgggccatgccaggcgagcatgctactgcttgagccacatccccagcccatagttAATCTATTTTAAGAAGTATTCAGTACCTGAGAAATCCTAATTCTTTCTAACATAAGGAAGTTGTGGTTTGAGGATTAGCAAAGTAATCAGGGTTTAGCAAATTGCTACTAGAGTGCAAATGGAGAACTTGAGAATTGACCGGAACTCTGTTAATATTCAACAGATAACTAAATACTACCTCACCACTATGGATGACTCCTCCAGCACCCAGTTAACCAAtactttatagataagaaaactagaCAAATACCAGGTATCTCACCTTGCATGGAAATTTTACATCAGTAGAAATTATATTAAGGATACCTCATAGCTATAAATACAAAACTATAGCTGTACTTAAAATGTGATTTGCATTAAAGAGCATCAATTTTTATAGCCATAAGGCTTTAgggatattatattttatttagtacttATACACAATACAGAAATGATAGTAAAATTAGAAAAACGAgacatctgatttttaaattaattaaaactttaaaacacaaataagcATAAAAACACAGTCATAAAAAAGGAAGCAAACAACTTTAAGAGAGTAGCTGGTAaaagaatgtattaaaaaatgtaagtCTCCAATCAACAATGTTagacttttatatatatactgGAGAAAATTTTACCTTAATTTTGTCAATATAATTAACTTCTCTGTGATTAAATACTTCATGGGCTCCATTTTGCAAAACAATCTTTTGTCCCTCCTCAGTACCAGCTGTGCCCAAAACATTTAAGCCATAAGCTCTAGCAATTTGGCATGCTGCTAATCcaacctgaaaaacaaaatataacacaaTAGTTATATATTTTCTGCATTCCTGAAAACACTTAATAAACATTAAATGAGCTTCAGGTCCTTCTGGGATTTAACCTATCTTTAAGGAACTTAGCttgtaaagaaataagaaaaatagctCATTTGTATTGAGTGCTTATAATGTTCTAGGTACCAAGTTAAATACTTTCTATATACTGATTTATTCCATCCTCACAATGATcctaaagtaaatattatttctgtCTCTATTCCTCATACAAGGAGGCTTAAGTTtcttgccaggcactgtggcataCATCTGTTAttccgaggcaggaggatcatgagttcaaggccagcctcagcaacttagcaaggccctatgcaacttagcaagaccctgtcacaaaataaaaatataaaaagggttaggaatgtagctctgtaaagtaccccctgggttcaatcccccccgtacaaaaaaaaaaaaaaaaaagaagcagaagaagaagtaacttgcccaagtcaCATACAGAAAGGTAACAGGGACTGGACCAAATCATATCAGACTATAGAACATGAATTTTTAACcactgtatcaaaattaaaatgtttgcttaGCATCTGCTTTGTACAGAAGGTATGGGCTTTAAAGATGATCTGAAAATTCTCACTGACTTTATACttcaactaattaaaaaatatactaaataacAAATAAGGCCTATACCATTTAAATAAAAGAGACAGGTACATGGGCAAATTAACTGTGCTACTCAATTATTGAGTGTTTACTCTTGTGTTAAAGATGATCAATGTAAGAAACTTAACATTCTAAGGAGAGGGGAAAAtaataaacacatgaataaataaatgaatagaataaattCAGGAAATGgtaaatgctaagaaaaaaataaaactggctaCCGGgttagaaagaaataaggaaaggggCAATTTGGGTCATCAGGAAAGGCCACTCTTGAGAAATGAGGCTTAAAAGAAGTGAACAACAAACCACATGAACATCAGGGCAGCCACTCAGGGGATGGGGCAGGTAGTGAACTGGGTGGAGTGGGAATGTGCCTGAGGTGTTCAAAGAACAGAAAGAGGGTCAATGTGACTCaagcaagggagagagagagaggaagatgaGTCCAGAGAGATAAAGAGAAGCCAAAGTGACAGGACCTTAGAGGTAAGATAAATGctttagattttattaaaaactcTGCAGAATCACTGGAGGGTCTAGTAGTAGTATATTATCAACTTAGACTTTAAAAATGGTCACTCCAATTATATGTGAGGCacaaagaaagaggagaggaaaggggaataaAGATCATTTTGTAGCTGGTGTAACAGTTTAGATAAGAGATGAAGCTGGCTTGGACTAAGGTAGTGGCAggagaaagaacaaaaacaattcaTATAATTAGAGGTAAACTGATGTGACTTCCTCACAGATCAAATATGGAAGGCAAGGAAGAAGGTCAAGG
This sequence is a window from Marmota flaviventris isolate mMarFla1 chromosome 10, mMarFla1.hap1, whole genome shotgun sequence. Protein-coding genes within it:
- the Cryz gene encoding quinone oxidoreductase, with protein sequence MATGQKLMRAIRVFEFGGPEVLKLQSDVVVPVPKEHQVLIKVHACGVNPVETYIRSGTHLIKPTLPYTPGTDVAGVIEATGDEVSAFKKGDRVFSSRTISGAYAEYALAADHTVYPLPGNLDFKQGAAIGIPYFTAFRALLHSARVKAGQSVLVHGASGGVGLAACQIARAYGLNVLGTAGTEEGQKIVLQNGAHEVFNHREVNYIDKIKKSVGEKGIDVIIEMLANVNLSNDLNLLSFGGKVIVVGSRGPIEINPRATMTKESSITGITLFASTKEEFQQFAAALQAGMEIGWLKPVVGSQYPLEKVAQAHEDIIRGSRPPGKMVLLL